The genome window AAATGTCATTACAGGTAAAGTCGCAGCAATTTATGAATACCCGGCCGACATTACACGAGCTGTGTTAAACATGGCCGCTAATAAAATAATGACGAGATTCCCGAATATAAAATTTGTTGTGCCTCATAACGGTTCATTTTTACCGTATATGCTTTCAAGATTTTCGGGAGTGTCGGGGATTTTATCTTCTCTCGGAATGATGGACTCTGTAGATGTCAACAAGGAATTTGCGAATCTTTTTTTTGATATTGCCGGAGATCCTGAGCCTGCCGCACTCGATATGCTTTTAATGATAACTGATGATAAACATATTGTTTACGGGAGCGACTTTCCGCATTCACCTGCCAAAATTGTATTAAATAAAAAATTACACTTTGACAATAACGGAAAATATGACTCAATCAGACAAAAAATATATTCTGACAATGCTTTAAATCTTATAAAAGGAGGTCAATAAATGCAATGTATTAAACTTGGAAATTCAGAATTAAACGTGTCCCGTATTTGTCTCGGCTGTATGGGATTCGGCGATCCTTCAAGAGGTCAACACACATGGACAATTGACGAGGCACACACACGAGAAATTATAAAGCGCGCTATTGAACTCGGTATAAATTTTTTTGACACTGCTATTGCTTATCAAAGCGGGACAAGTGAGCAATACGTCGGGCGGACTCTTCGCGATTTTGCAAAACGTGATAATGTTATCTTAGCTACAAAATTTTTGCCGAGAACCCAAGACGAAATCGAAAATCATATCAGCGGACAAAAGCACATTGAAAATATGCTCAATACCAGCCTGAAAAATTTGGGAATGGATTATGTAGATTTATATATTTATCACATGTGGGACTGGCAGACAGATATTTATGATATTCTTGACGGGCTTAATAATGCTGTAAAATCTGGTAAAGTGCGTTATATAGGGATTTCAAATTGTTATGCGTGGCAGCTGGCAAAAGCTAATTTTATTGCAGAAAAAGAAGGCTTCCCAAAATTTTGGTGTTATCCTAATAAAGTGGACATAAAATATGGAAACTCGTTCAGCAAAATATAGTGATGACTTCAAAAGAGTCTCGTTAGTTATGTACGAAAACGG of Synergistaceae bacterium contains these proteins:
- a CDS encoding aldo/keto reductase; translated protein: MQCIKLGNSELNVSRICLGCMGFGDPSRGQHTWTIDEAHTREIIKRAIELGINFFDTAIAYQSGTSEQYVGRTLRDFAKRDNVILATKFLPRTQDEIENHISGQKHIENMLNTSLKNLGMDYVDLYIYHMWDWQTDIYDILDGLNNAVKSGKVRYIGISNCYAWQLAKANFIAEKEGFPKFWCYPNKVDIKYGNSFSKI